One region of Babylonia areolata isolate BAREFJ2019XMU chromosome 29, ASM4173473v1, whole genome shotgun sequence genomic DNA includes:
- the LOC143274979 gene encoding uncharacterized protein LOC143274979 has translation MKSSLISLPVMVTSQSALLPFQPAATTTTTTAAASLLLILFVTSWTSDVTNAAADYLCGLSPEEEEQLRSVTRQLLNATITRADHHDTGGAAVGRNRKRRRRSVRRRSLPEEEEDSGEVDRSVCHFNPYHNQQQQQSISGIPATVPINQLSSCPWHYEELPTTTTQPSGPGTGSSSSSSSSSSSYPGVLLQARLTCGAHCLMTAPDGRSRVPGSYPCLPVTRTVSVLHCTSSANTAAADGDGDGVVGGGSGSGGGGGERCCRSELKAVTVAFTCAFPSL, from the exons ATGAAGTCTTCGTTAATTTCTCTACCAGTCATG GTCACCTCTCAGAGTGCCTTGCTGCCCTTCCAaccagcagcgacaacaacaacaacaacagccgccgCCTcgcttctcctcatcctctttgtGACGTCATGGACCTCTGACGTCACCAACGCCGCCGCCGATTACCTGTGCGGCCTGTccccggaggaggaggagcagctgcGGTCCGTCACCCGACAGCTGCTGAACGCCACCATCACCAGGGCCGACCACCACGACACAGGCGGCGCTGCAGTCgggaggaacaggaagaggaggaggaggagcgtgaGGAGGAGATCTCtcccggaggaggaggaggattccgGTGAGGTGGATCGCAGCGTGTGCCACTTCAACCCCTACCacaaccagcaacagcagcagtcgaTTTCGGGAATTCCCGCAACAGTTCCCATCAACCAGCTCTCTTCCTGTCCCTGGCATTACGAAGagctacccaccaccaccacccagccgtCGGGTCCGGGTacgggtagcagcagcagcagcagcagcagcagcagcagctacccGGGTGTGCTGCTGCAGGCTCGGCTGACGTGCGGGGCCCACTGCCTCATGACGGCACCCGACGGCCGGAGCAGGGTACCCGGATCCTACCCGTGTCTTCCGGTCACGCGCACCGTGTCCGTGCTGCACTGCACGAGCTCCGCTAATACTGCAGCAGCTGAtggagatggggatggggtggtgggtggtggtagtggtagtggtggtggtggaggggaacgGTGCTGCCGCTCTGAGCTGAAGGCGGTGACGGTGGCGTTCACTTGTGCCTTCCCTTCCCTTTAG